In Candidatus Methylomirabilota bacterium, the DNA window CCGGTCCGGCCCGCGCGGCCGCCCGCCACGCCGTAGGGCGCGACGAGCGTGTTCTCCATCCGCGTCGCGAGCTCCGCCCGCTCGCACAGGACGCGCACGTCGCGCACGACGCCCGCCCCCCCGCGGTGGAACCCCGGCCCGCCCGAATCGGGCCGCACCGCGTAGCGCTCGATGCTCAGCGGGAAGTCGCGCTCGACGTACTCGACGGGATAGTTCTCCTGTGCGATGTAGTAGATGACGTCCACGCCGTCGGCGAACGGGCGGGCGCCGAGGCCTACCCCGAGGCCCTCGATGCAGAGGATCGGACGCCCGCGTGCCGCGTCCCACGCGCGGAAGTAGTAGAGGACGTAGACGGGCGAGCCCGCGGGCACCCGGCCGCCGTTGGCCTGGGCGAGGGCGCCGAAGATGCACGACATGACACGGAAGCGCGTGTTGGCGCGCATGCCGAGCGGGGCGGGGAAGCGGGGCCGGAGGAGGCTTCCCTCGCGCACGACCCACTCGTCGAGGTTCGCGAGCAGGCCCTCGTTCACGTCCAGGCCGTCGTCGAGCGACTGGAGATAGCGGCCGAAGGCGATGCGCAGCAGTCCCGGATTGGTCATGTAGTTGATCGGCCCGCGCGCCTGGTCGTCGGAGCGCCTGCCGTCGAGCCGCACGTGCTCGCCCCGGCGGGAGAGCGTCAGCTCGACGCGGTAGGGCCGCGCGTCGGTCCCGCCGTCGCCGTCGAGGAAGTCGTGGAACGTCCACTCGCCCTCGGGCACGAGGCCGAGGAAGAGCGGCCGCGCGCGGCCCGCGGTCTCGGCGATGCACGCGTCGAAGGCCGCGAGGACGGTCGCGGCGCCGTACCGCGTGAAGAGCTCGCCGAGGCGCGTCTCGGCGAGGTGGCAGGAGGCCATCATGGCCCGCGTGTCGCCTTCCACCAGATCGGGCAGGCGCGAGTTGCGCAGGAAGATCCGGTACGCCTCCTCGTTGAGCCGGCCCTCCCGGACGATCCGCACGGGCGGGACGAGCACACCCTCGTGGTAGATCTCTGTCGCGTGCGGCGAGATGCTGCCCGCGCGCAGCCCGCCGATGTCCTGGTAGTGGCCGAACGTCGCCGCGAACGCGACGAGCCGCCCCTCGTGGAACACGGGGACGACGAAGACCATGTCCTGGTGGTGCTGGACGGCGCCGTCCGTGAGGTAGGGGTCGTTGAACCAGTAGACGTCGCCGGGGCGCATGGTCTCGAGCGGGTACGCTCTGAGGATCGCCGCGAGCATGCCGGGGCCGCTCGCCGAGATGTGGCAGGCGACGATACGCCCGGCCGCGTCGTAGATCCCGACGAAGTAGTCCTTCTTCTCCTTGATGAAGGGCGACATCGCGCAACGCTCCATCAGGAGCTCCATCTCGCGGACGGTCGAGGTGAGGCCGCCGCGGATGATCTCGTGGGTGACGGGGTCGATCATTGTAGCGGGGGCCGCGAGCCCGGGGGCACTCGGGACGTGCCCTGACCGAGATGCGTGGCGGCTGTGTTCCGCATGGCGGGATTCATTCCATGGACGCCCGCGAGGCCGGTGGCACTCGGGGCGTGGCTTGGCGCTCCAGGACGAGGTCGAGCGCTCCGTCCACGCGCGCGCGGAAGCCCGGCGCCACGAGCGTCGTCGCGTCCTCCTGATCCACGATCG includes these proteins:
- a CDS encoding hydantoinase B/oxoprolinase family protein, producing the protein MIDPVTHEIIRGGLTSTVREMELLMERCAMSPFIKEKKDYFVGIYDAAGRIVACHISASGPGMLAAILRAYPLETMRPGDVYWFNDPYLTDGAVQHHQDMVFVVPVFHEGRLVAFAATFGHYQDIGGLRAGSISPHATEIYHEGVLVPPVRIVREGRLNEEAYRIFLRNSRLPDLVEGDTRAMMASCHLAETRLGELFTRYGAATVLAAFDACIAETAGRARPLFLGLVPEGEWTFHDFLDGDGGTDARPYRVELTLSRRGEHVRLDGRRSDDQARGPINYMTNPGLLRIAFGRYLQSLDDGLDVNEGLLANLDEWVVREGSLLRPRFPAPLGMRANTRFRVMSCIFGALAQANGGRVPAGSPVYVLYYFRAWDAARGRPILCIEGLGVGLGARPFADGVDVIYYIAQENYPVEYVERDFPLSIERYAVRPDSGGPGFHRGGAGVVRDVRVLCERAELATRMENTLVAPYGVAGGRAGRTG